TAGGTGCTGCCGCATCACGGGTCACCTTGCGATTGATTTTTTCTTTCTTGGCACGCACATCTTCGGTATCCGGGCGCGACAAATTATCTGCAGATACCAGCAAGACCAGTAACTGCTTGTTGCGGTCTATGCCCGCAGTCGGCACGCACAAAATGCTTTCAAAGGTGGTATTGGCCTTATTTTCTACCTGTACTACCTTGGCAACTGCCAGACCTGGCGGATAGATACCATCGATACCTGAAGTCACCAGTTGGTCGCCATTCTGTATATCGGCATTGGTGGTCAGGCGCATGTCCAGATAGCTGGACTGGCCGCGGCCATAAGCTACGCTGCGCAAGCCATTCCGCAGGATTTGCACGGGGATGGCCTGGTTTTTATCGGTCAGCAAGGTCACTTCTGCCGTCAGCGGGAATACCCGGGTCACCTGGCCGACCACACCCTTGTCATCAATCACTGGCTGGGACAAGGTCAGGCCATGCTTGATACCACGGTCTATGATGACCTTGCGGCTGGCAGGGTCACGGGCATCGTAGATGATCT
This is a stretch of genomic DNA from Undibacterium sp. KW1. It encodes these proteins:
- the mreC gene encoding rod shape-determining protein MreC, producing MDYSPPPLFKQGASARVRVVFFAVLAIFLLVVDSRLKSLTLVRQILGSVLYPVQMVAVMPRDTVKRVSDYFVSVTTLEKENTQLKRQQTQNADTLQQTGHLMAENTHLRKLLDARERLQVKSVMAEIIYDARDPASRKVIIDRGIKHGLTLSQPVIDDKGVVGQVTRVFPLTAEVTLLTDKNQAIPVQILRNGLRSVAYGRGQSSYLDMRLTTNADIQNGDQLVTSGIDGIYPPGLAVAKVVQVENKANTTFESILCVPTAGIDRNKQLLVLLVSADNLSRPDTEDVRAKKEKINRKVTRDAAAPTSDTKPVDQPMKDLPVKDGAVKETPLKDAPAKDAPATAREPNT